Proteins found in one Gammaproteobacteria bacterium genomic segment:
- a CDS encoding glutamate synthase-related protein, whose amino-acid sequence MVTIDLAKTSVREGNEKIRQCGKNGEDVEVINPDARHHIGVGLIHPINVKVKGSAGYFCAGLSDAAHFEVESNVGWGVGDNMYSGSVIVGGNAGAIPGVAIRGAEIVIRGNMGSRAGQVMKAGTLCCEGNANFMAGYMMYGGRIIILGDSGEKVGEDMSAGEIFVAGKVENLGSDAEITDIDSAEIDEVMEFLERYKIPFKGSFQKVVNAGKKLRYATSEQQMRSIPFFSFSGASDYWNPKIQEDLYIKSQIGRYRIRGYGGARPLPHFSDIAFKKDLSIAGNDADVLSKVKMRTDIGGINGAEPLKLSMPVMIAPMSYGALSASTKRAIGLASSLSDIAENTGEGGMSDAQRGAANQLIFQMLGGRLGWNIHDMNRADGLEIYISQGAKPGLGGQLMAKKVTPELAKIRGIPAGIDLRSPSRHPDILGADDLVIKVEELREATGYRLPVSIKLGAGRVRDDIKIAVKDGFDFVELDGMQGSTGAGSAEVIDYVGIPTLPAIIEALDALEEIGRRDDIQVVLMGGIRDGVDAVKALCLGADAVALGTSTIIAGGCIACMQCHVGQCVTGIATQDPEHEKRYEPEVEAQNIHRFLESVRWQIATIANELGYDDVTQFSRDDLVALTPEAAAITGLPYEPQYGDADLDIKVREAV is encoded by the coding sequence ATGGTCACGATCGATTTAGCAAAAACCTCCGTTAGAGAAGGTAATGAAAAAATTCGACAATGCGGTAAGAACGGTGAAGATGTCGAAGTAATCAATCCAGATGCACGCCATCACATTGGCGTAGGTTTAATTCATCCCATTAATGTCAAGGTAAAAGGCTCTGCAGGATATTTCTGTGCAGGCTTAAGTGATGCTGCGCATTTTGAAGTAGAGAGTAATGTAGGTTGGGGTGTTGGTGATAATATGTATTCAGGTTCCGTTATTGTTGGAGGCAATGCAGGCGCTATTCCTGGAGTTGCAATACGTGGTGCTGAAATTGTAATACGCGGCAACATGGGTTCACGTGCAGGACAGGTGATGAAAGCGGGAACCTTGTGTTGTGAAGGTAATGCAAATTTTATGGCTGGTTACATGATGTATGGGGGACGCATCATAATTTTAGGTGATTCGGGTGAAAAAGTTGGCGAGGATATGTCTGCAGGTGAAATATTTGTAGCAGGTAAAGTTGAAAACTTAGGTTCAGATGCCGAAATAACAGATATTGATAGCGCAGAGATTGATGAGGTAATGGAATTTTTAGAGCGTTATAAAATTCCATTTAAAGGAAGCTTTCAAAAAGTAGTTAATGCAGGTAAGAAACTACGTTATGCAACCTCTGAACAACAAATGCGTAGTATTCCATTTTTCTCGTTTTCTGGTGCATCCGATTATTGGAATCCAAAAATTCAAGAAGACTTATATATTAAATCCCAAATAGGTCGTTATCGAATTCGAGGTTATGGTGGTGCAAGGCCGTTGCCACATTTTTCTGATATAGCTTTCAAAAAAGACTTATCGATTGCAGGTAACGATGCAGATGTATTGTCTAAAGTAAAAATGCGCACCGATATTGGCGGCATTAACGGTGCTGAACCACTTAAATTAAGTATGCCAGTAATGATTGCACCTATGAGTTATGGTGCATTAAGTGCTTCAACAAAAAGAGCTATTGGGCTTGCTTCATCTTTATCAGACATCGCTGAAAATACTGGTGAAGGAGGTATGAGTGATGCGCAGCGTGGAGCAGCAAATCAACTAATATTCCAAATGTTGGGAGGGAGACTTGGTTGGAATATTCATGATATGAATCGTGCAGATGGTTTAGAGATTTATATTTCTCAAGGAGCAAAGCCTGGGCTAGGTGGACAGTTGATGGCTAAAAAAGTAACTCCAGAACTTGCCAAAATTCGAGGTATTCCTGCAGGTATCGATTTGCGATCGCCGTCAAGACACCCAGATATTCTTGGAGCGGATGATCTTGTTATAAAAGTTGAAGAATTACGCGAAGCAACAGGATATAGATTACCTGTAAGCATTAAATTAGGTGCAGGACGTGTACGTGATGATATTAAAATAGCAGTAAAAGATGGCTTTGATTTTGTTGAGTTGGACGGCATGCAAGGTTCAACAGGTGCAGGGAGTGCAGAAGTTATCGATTATGTTGGTATCCCAACGTTACCTGCCATCATTGAAGCGCTGGATGCATTAGAAGAAATTGGTAGACGTGATGATATTCAAGTTGTACTTATGGGGGGTATTCGTGATGGCGTGGATGCAGTCAAGGCATTGTGTTTAGGTGCCGATGCGGTAGCGTTAGGTACATCTACTATTATTGCAGGTGGTTGTATTGCTTGCATGCAGTGTCATGTAGGGCAATGTGTGACTGGGATTGCTACGCAAGACCCAGAGCATGAAAAACGTTATGAGCCAGAAGTCGAAGCACAAAATATTCATCGCTTTCTAGAAAGTGTTCGTTGGCAGATTGCAACAATTGCAAATGAACTTGGATATGACGATGTAACACAATTTAGTCGAGACGATTTAGTAGCATTAACACCAGAAGCTGCAGCTATTACCGGTTTACCTTACGAGCCTCAATATGGTGATGCAGATTTAGATATTAAAGTGAGAGAAGCAGTATGA
- a CDS encoding FAD-dependent oxidoreductase: MSTVYDVNRILMPDVPPDYEDHTADVNYVPAPCQVACPIGTDAPSYIGYIWEGKFEEAFEAITATNPFSSICGRVCDAPCEPACRRTDSDGPLQIRNLKRFVMDKLGSTYEPTPVKATQSKTVAIVGSGPAGLTAAHELCDAGFEVHVYEMTDRLGGMMIWGIPAFRLPPGIIEEDISRLLKRFPDLHIHLNTGLGEQISLDELKSKHDAVLLTIGSWWGKPMGIPGEEGNENVIDGVSFLRRVNAGERPTLPETVVVVGGGDVAMDACRAALRLPGCKNVKVIYRRGPGEIPARKIELEGAIEEGIEFIYFTQQVAVEEQGEKLTLKCVKTKLGEKGEDERCQPEIEEGSEHDIECGMVIAAVGQKGICDDLENHNLMDVDRVRTDWATMRTDDTKVFAAGDGAFGGSTIVMAMQHGQRAAYYVKSFLNDIEIPIPYRTPYRTRRVPVAQDIKWEKFNPHHPEFFGVGDDPVSFPEIEATYDWDTARNEASRCYRCDAETGSPDYSVSHREDIFSMARTNPTDHMKLKSMLHKRLRTRTNPFPKNRAASLDDIVFLPANLSRLVIDPYREACKVTTNLANKLDLHHPFLVTGFDNEAQEIFESMSQGCALSNTPYLGRKKPDDNAPWIQLSTSLEDLDSTASGYVYYLKGDGKPIQLAGDTSEQLVGYAISSAENIEQVITSALENKHDILVLDATGKLDSAESELAATPDFSILRDAISTLRKMKKEEAIELIYYGGVRSGTDTAKLIGLGANAVVLGVCAELAMGGEIQNNKIVYSSNYSESDRVQGLVNIVKANLGEASMMARCTGKTNLYNVEPEDLSAITGKTSIATGIPLPGEST, translated from the coding sequence ATGAGTACTGTCTATGATGTTAACCGAATATTAATGCCAGATGTGCCCCCTGATTATGAAGATCATACAGCTGATGTTAATTATGTTCCTGCTCCTTGCCAAGTAGCTTGTCCAATTGGTACAGATGCACCTTCTTACATAGGTTATATATGGGAAGGGAAATTTGAAGAAGCATTTGAAGCAATAACGGCAACAAATCCTTTCAGTTCGATTTGTGGACGCGTGTGTGATGCGCCTTGTGAACCTGCTTGTCGACGTACTGATAGTGATGGGCCATTACAAATACGCAATTTAAAACGATTTGTGATGGATAAATTAGGATCTACCTACGAGCCTACTCCAGTTAAAGCTACGCAGTCAAAAACGGTTGCTATTGTTGGTTCGGGTCCGGCAGGTCTTACTGCTGCACATGAGTTATGTGATGCAGGATTTGAAGTGCATGTATATGAAATGACTGATCGATTAGGCGGCATGATGATTTGGGGAATACCGGCATTTAGATTACCCCCAGGTATTATCGAAGAAGATATAAGTCGTTTACTTAAGCGTTTCCCTGATTTGCATATTCATTTAAATACAGGACTTGGTGAACAAATTTCATTAGATGAGCTAAAATCAAAGCATGATGCTGTTTTGTTAACCATTGGGTCTTGGTGGGGTAAGCCGATGGGTATCCCAGGCGAAGAAGGTAATGAAAATGTCATTGATGGAGTAAGTTTTTTACGTCGCGTTAATGCTGGTGAGCGTCCTACATTGCCAGAAACAGTAGTGGTAGTAGGAGGCGGAGATGTGGCAATGGATGCTTGTCGTGCAGCATTACGTTTACCTGGTTGTAAAAATGTAAAAGTTATATATCGTCGCGGACCTGGCGAAATTCCCGCAAGAAAGATTGAGTTAGAAGGTGCGATTGAAGAAGGGATAGAATTTATTTATTTTACTCAGCAAGTAGCTGTTGAAGAACAAGGTGAGAAGCTAACCCTTAAGTGTGTAAAGACTAAATTAGGTGAAAAAGGTGAAGATGAGCGCTGTCAACCAGAAATAGAAGAAGGTAGTGAACACGACATTGAATGCGGAATGGTGATTGCTGCAGTTGGTCAAAAAGGTATATGTGATGATTTGGAGAATCATAATTTAATGGATGTCGATCGTGTGCGTACTGATTGGGCTACCATGCGTACCGATGACACTAAAGTTTTTGCAGCAGGAGATGGCGCATTTGGTGGTTCTACTATTGTAATGGCGATGCAACACGGCCAACGCGCTGCATACTATGTGAAATCATTTCTAAATGATATTGAAATCCCAATTCCTTATAGAACGCCTTATCGAACGCGCAGAGTACCGGTGGCACAAGATATTAAGTGGGAAAAATTTAATCCTCACCATCCCGAGTTTTTTGGAGTCGGTGATGATCCTGTTAGTTTTCCTGAAATTGAAGCAACCTATGATTGGGATACAGCACGTAATGAAGCATCACGGTGTTATCGTTGTGATGCCGAAACTGGTTCGCCAGATTATTCAGTGTCACATCGTGAAGATATATTTTCGATGGCACGCACTAATCCGACAGATCATATGAAGTTGAAATCCATGCTGCACAAAAGATTGCGTACTCGAACGAATCCATTTCCAAAAAATCGTGCAGCAAGTTTAGACGACATTGTATTTTTACCCGCAAACTTATCGCGTCTGGTAATTGATCCTTATCGTGAAGCATGCAAAGTCACGACTAATCTTGCCAATAAACTTGATTTGCATCATCCATTTTTGGTAACGGGTTTTGATAATGAAGCGCAAGAGATTTTTGAATCAATGAGTCAAGGTTGTGCATTGTCTAACACGCCTTATTTAGGAAGAAAGAAACCTGATGACAATGCACCTTGGATACAGTTAAGTACTTCCTTAGAAGATCTTGATTCTACAGCATCAGGCTATGTGTATTATTTAAAAGGAGATGGCAAGCCGATTCAACTTGCTGGAGATACAAGTGAACAGCTTGTTGGTTATGCAATTTCTTCTGCCGAAAATATAGAGCAAGTCATAACTTCCGCGCTGGAAAATAAACATGACATATTAGTACTAGATGCCACGGGGAAGCTTGATAGCGCTGAATCTGAATTAGCTGCTACTCCAGATTTTAGTATTTTACGTGATGCGATTAGTACATTACGCAAGATGAAAAAAGAAGAAGCAATTGAGTTAATATATTATGGTGGAGTGCGTTCAGGAACTGATACAGCCAAATTAATTGGTTTAGGTGCTAATGCTGTTGTTTTAGGTGTTTGCGCAGAATTAGCAATGGGTGGCGAAATTCAAAATAATAAAATTGTCTATAGCTCAAATTATTCTGAGTCTGATCGTGTTCAAGGATTGGTTAATATTGTTAAGGCTAATTTAGGCGAAGCATCTATGATGGCTCGTTGTACTGGTAAAACCAATCTATATAATGTCGAACCTGAGGATTTGAGTGCAATCACTGGCAAAACATCTATTGCGACTGGCATACCATTGCCTGGAGAAAGCACATAA
- a CDS encoding DUF4174 domain-containing protein — translation MISIQSLGYCIIKTLLIISIIILSVSPSQSNNFFLESVTQLKWENRIILVRPKNNLKDVLLDFKIAKSKILDRHINWFVFFEDKIYTNYKGDIAENFNKNMVRKYFSVASLSMVLIGKDGTVKQEAKDFNLNAFFELIDSMPMRKIEMEN, via the coding sequence TTGATTAGCATCCAATCATTAGGATACTGCATAATAAAAACTTTGCTTATAATTAGCATTATTATTCTGTCAGTTAGTCCCAGTCAATCTAATAACTTTTTTTTAGAGAGCGTAACTCAACTTAAATGGGAAAACCGAATAATTTTAGTTCGACCAAAGAATAACTTAAAAGATGTCTTGCTAGATTTTAAAATAGCAAAAAGCAAAATACTAGATAGGCATATTAACTGGTTTGTATTTTTTGAAGATAAAATTTATACAAATTACAAAGGTGATATTGCTGAGAATTTCAATAAAAACATGGTAAGAAAATATTTTTCTGTTGCTTCACTTAGTATGGTTTTAATTGGCAAAGATGGTACTGTAAAGCAAGAGGCAAAAGATTTTAATTTAAATGCATTCTTTGAGTTAATAGACTCAATGCCAATGAGAAAGATAGAAATGGAGAATTAA
- a CDS encoding glutathione peroxidase codes for MKTILSICLFSISFNIMACESNLLDHNFKKLASDESINLCESYEDKVILVVNTASKCGNTPQYEGLESLYEEYFDQGLIVLGFPSNNFFGQEPGTEEEIKDFCRLTYGVKFPMFEKTEVKGKKAHPFFTALNEASGTYPTWNFHKYVIGRNGQLVAEIGPRTKPRNSKIISIIEQELAK; via the coding sequence ATGAAAACTATATTATCCATTTGTCTATTCTCAATCAGTTTCAACATTATGGCTTGTGAGAGTAATTTGCTTGATCATAATTTTAAGAAACTAGCCTCTGATGAAAGTATAAATCTTTGCGAATCGTACGAAGACAAAGTTATTCTAGTCGTCAATACAGCTTCTAAATGTGGTAATACTCCTCAATATGAAGGATTAGAAAGTCTATATGAAGAATATTTCGATCAAGGTTTAATTGTACTTGGCTTTCCATCAAATAATTTCTTTGGTCAGGAACCGGGAACTGAAGAAGAAATCAAAGATTTCTGCCGTTTAACTTATGGCGTGAAGTTTCCAATGTTTGAAAAAACCGAAGTAAAAGGCAAAAAAGCACACCCATTTTTTACCGCCTTAAATGAAGCTTCTGGCACTTACCCGACTTGGAATTTTCATAAATATGTCATTGGTAGGAATGGACAGTTAGTCGCAGAGATTGGCCCGCGGACAAAACCTCGGAACAGTAAAATAATCTCTATTATTGAACAAGAATTAGCGAAATAA
- a CDS encoding OsmC family protein, translated as MTSTRGQSSGNIMTESRHSPKLYISEPLEFNGSDEQWSPEQLFVATVANCLILTFRAITNASKFSWADISCEAEGILDRVDGENKFTQMNIKVFLKVNSEADKQKALRLLTKAENQCLIKNSISSKINFINNVDCT; from the coding sequence ATGACTTCTACGAGAGGACAGTCTTCTGGAAATATTATGACAGAGTCACGCCATTCACCGAAATTATATATCTCAGAACCATTAGAATTTAATGGTTCTGATGAACAATGGTCTCCTGAACAGTTGTTTGTGGCAACGGTTGCTAATTGCCTAATACTTACTTTTCGCGCAATAACCAATGCATCAAAATTTTCCTGGGCAGACATATCATGTGAAGCAGAAGGAATTCTTGATAGAGTGGATGGTGAAAATAAATTCACTCAGATGAATATTAAGGTATTTTTAAAAGTGAATTCTGAAGCTGATAAACAAAAAGCTCTTAGGCTTTTAACTAAAGCAGAAAACCAATGCTTAATAAAAAATTCAATCTCATCGAAAATCAATTTTATTAACAATGTTGACTGCACTTAA
- a CDS encoding DUF3429 domain-containing protein, with product MATWLAYLGVIPFVIGVTLISFGYQQFFLINDLAFMVSSYGLVIVVFMSGIHWGNYLSDEKSHSLNLLIASNLITLISWFAFLLISTELTLLIYCITFSALLYIDAKLLSLQVISKRYFKVRCVVTLIVVISLLLTILNLVMR from the coding sequence ATGGCTACATGGTTAGCTTATTTAGGCGTAATTCCATTTGTTATTGGCGTTACTCTAATATCGTTTGGTTACCAACAATTTTTTCTTATCAATGACTTGGCATTTATGGTGAGCTCATATGGATTGGTTATTGTGGTGTTTATGTCTGGTATCCATTGGGGTAATTATTTGAGTGATGAGAAAAGCCATTCATTAAACCTATTAATCGCTAGCAATTTAATCACCTTAATTTCATGGTTTGCATTTCTACTAATCTCTACCGAGCTTACTCTGTTAATCTACTGTATAACCTTCTCTGCTTTACTATATATTGATGCAAAATTACTTTCGCTTCAGGTCATATCTAAGCGTTACTTTAAAGTCCGTTGTGTAGTGACTTTAATAGTCGTGATCTCGCTATTATTGACTATATTGAATTTAGTAATGAGATGA